A segment of the Microbacterium luteolum genome:
GGTGCTTCCCCCCGTTCCCGGCTACCTCGAGGTCGAGCTCGACAAGCTCCAGGCCCGTCTGCTCCGTCGTCCGAAGCGCGCCGAGGTCCCCGTGACCTGTGAAGTGCAGCTCGTCGTCGAGTACTACGCGGCTCGCTGATCCAGCGATCGAGCAATTCTCAGAAGGCGTCGGGGCAACCCGACGCCTTCTGTCGTTTCGGCCTACGATGGAGAAACCGCGCCTTCGCGGATAAAGGCAAGGATGGTGACATGAAGAGCTTGCGATGGTTCCTGTTCGGTCTGGTCGGCGGCTTCGTCGTTGCTCATTTCATGGACAAGGACCCGCGGGGTCACGACATCCTCGCCGAGGTCGATGCCAGGATCAACGGATTCACGGCTGCCCTCGGCGACGCCTACCGCGAGCAGGAGGCACGGCTCACGGAGCCGGGCGACAACTGAACCATCGCTGCGCCTCGGCGCGGCATTCTCACGCAAGGACACCCGGCACTCTATGAAAACTGCGGAGATCGCGCAGCGTTACCTCGACTTCTTCGAGAAGAACGACCATGTCATCGTCCCGTCGGCCTCTCTGGTCAGTGACGATCCCTCCCTGCTGTTCACGGTCGCAGGCATGGTGCCGATGATCCCGTATCTGACCGGTGTGGTGCCTGCTCCCCACCCGCGGATCGCCGACGTGCAGAAGTGCATCCGCACCAACGACATCGAAGAGGTCGGCCGCACTGCGCGCCATGGCACGTTCTTCCAGATGCTCGGCAACTGGTCGTTCGGCGACTACTTCAAGGAAGGCGCCATCCGGTACGCCTGGGAGCTCCTGACGAGTTCCGAGGCCGACGGCGGCTACGGCTTCGACGAGAAGGACCTCTGGGTCACCGTCTACGAGACGGATGACGAAGCCGAAGCGATCTGGCGCGACATCATCGGCTTGAAGCCGGAGCGCATCCAGCGCCTCGGCCGCGCCGACAACTACTGGAACACCGGTCAGCCCGGCCCCGGCGGTCCCGACTCGGAGATCTTCTTCGACCGGGGTCCGGCCTTCGGCAAGGATGGCGGGCCCGCGGCCGACGACTCGAGGTTCCTCGAGATCTGGAACCTCGTGTTCATGCAGGACTTCATCGAGAACATCCGCAGCAAGACCGAGTTCGACATCGTCGGCGAACTGCCGATGAAGAACATCGACACCGGCATGGGTCTCGAGCGCGTCGCGTTCCTCAAGCAGGGCGTCGACAACATGTACGAGACCGATCAGGTGCGACCGGTGCTGGACCGTGCGGTCGAGCTCTCGGGCCGTCGCTACGGCGCGTCCCACGAGGACGACGTGCGCTTCCGCGTGATCGCCGATCACGTGCGCTCGTCGCTCATGCTGCTCTCCGACGGCGTGCGCCCGTCGAACGAGGGCCGCGGCTACATCCTTCGGCGTCTCATGCGGCGCACGGTGCGCGCGATGCGTCTGCTCGGCGTCGACGAGCCCGTGTTCCCGGAGCTCTTCGCGACGTCGCGAGACGCGATGAAGTCGGCCTACCCCGTGCTCGAGAAGGACTGGTCGACGCTCTCCGCATCCGCCGTCGCCGAGGAGGAGACCTTCCGTCGCACGCTCGTCTCGGGATCGACCATCCTCGACCTGGCACTCGACCAGACGAAGAAGGGCGGCGGCACGACGCTCAGCGGCCCCGAGGCTTTCCTGCTGCACGACACGTACGGCTTCCCGATCGACCTCACGCTCGAGGTCGCCGAGGAGGCAGGTCTCGACGTCGACCGCGCGGCCTTCGACTCGCTCATGCAGGAGCAGCGTCAGCGCGCGAAGGCCGACGCCCGCAACCGCAAGCGCCAGCTCGCCGACGTCTCGGTCTACCGCGACCTCCGCGCGCTCGGCGAGACCGGCTTCGACGGCTACACCGCCCTCGAGGTCGAGTCGCGCATCCTCGGCCTCCTGGTCGACGGGGCCGTCGTGCGCAGCGCATCCGAGGGGCAGATCGCCGAGGTGGTCCTGGCCGAGACGACTCTCTACGCGGAGTCCGGCGGCCAGGTCGCCGACAAGGGCACGATCGTCGGACCCGGCTTCGAGCTCGAGGTGCTCGACGTGCAGCGTCCGGTTCCGGGTCTGATCAGCCACACGGTCGAGGTCACGCGCGGCACCGTGGCGGTGGATGACGCCGCGACGACCGTCGTGGATGCCGCGAACCGCCGCGCTGCGCGCCAGGCGCACTCGGCCACGCACCTCGTGCACGCCGCGCTGCGCGACACGCTCGGCAACACGGCGACGCAGGCGGGATCGCTGAACCGCGCCGGCTACATGCGCTTCGACTTCTCGTGGTCGCAGGCGCTGTCGACCGAGACGCGCTCGGAGATCGAGGAGATCACGAACCGCGCCGTGCAGGATGCCCTCGAGGTCACCACGCGCATCGTGTCTCTCGACGAGGCGAAGGAGGCCGGAGCGATGGCCCTCTTCGGCGAGAAGTACGGCGACGTGGTGCGCATGGTCGACATCGGCGGCCCGTGGTCCCGCGAGCTCTGCGCCGGCACGCACGTCAGCTCCAGCGCCGAGATCGGTCTGGTCAGTGTCGTCGGCGAATCCTCCGTCGGCGCATCCAACCGTCGTATCGAAGCCTTGGTCGGTGCGGACGCGTTCCGCGAGCTGGCGGCGGAGCGGGCGCTCGTGTCGCAGCTCACCGCGTCGTTGAAGACGCCTCGCGAACAGCTGCCGGAGCGGATCGCCGATCTCGCGTCGAGCCTCAAGGCCGCCGAGAAGCGCATCGCGCAGTTCGAGGCCAAGGAGCGCGCGGGGCAGGTCCCGGCCATCGCGGACGCCGCGCAGCGGGTCGGCGCCTTCCTCGTCGCCGCGCAGTCGCTCGGGGAGGTCGCTTCGGCAGACGATGTGCGAGAGCTCGTACTCGGTGTGCGCGACCGCCTCGGTTCCGAGGCTGCCGTGGTCGCCCTCGGCGCCGTGGTCGGCGGTCGGCCGGTCGTCGTCGTCGCGACGAACGACGCCGCCCGCACCGCGGGTGCCAAGGCCGGTGTGCTCGCCAAGCGCGCAGCGGGTGTGCTCGGTGGCGGAGGCGGCGGTCGCGACGACGTCGCGCAGGGCGGCGGGGCGGATGCTTCGGCGCTCCCGGCTGCTCTGGAGTCCGTCTCCCAGGAGCTGCACGCCGCGTGAGCGGGTTCCGCCGCGGGGTGCGCCTCGGCATCGACGTGGGCCGTGCCCGCGTCGGCGTGGCGCGCTCGGACCCCGATGGAATGCTCGCTGTTCCCGTCGAGACCGTGCCCCGGAACGACCTCTCCATCGACCGGATCCTGCAGATCGCGGAAGACTACGACCTCCTGGAGTTCGTCGTCGGTCTTCCGGTGAACATGCAGGGCGCGGACACTCCGTCGACGACGGATGCCCGCGAGTTCGCCGCCGCTCTCCAGCAGCGCAGCGGTGTGCCCGTGCGGCT
Coding sequences within it:
- the alaS gene encoding alanine--tRNA ligase, whose protein sequence is MKTAEIAQRYLDFFEKNDHVIVPSASLVSDDPSLLFTVAGMVPMIPYLTGVVPAPHPRIADVQKCIRTNDIEEVGRTARHGTFFQMLGNWSFGDYFKEGAIRYAWELLTSSEADGGYGFDEKDLWVTVYETDDEAEAIWRDIIGLKPERIQRLGRADNYWNTGQPGPGGPDSEIFFDRGPAFGKDGGPAADDSRFLEIWNLVFMQDFIENIRSKTEFDIVGELPMKNIDTGMGLERVAFLKQGVDNMYETDQVRPVLDRAVELSGRRYGASHEDDVRFRVIADHVRSSLMLLSDGVRPSNEGRGYILRRLMRRTVRAMRLLGVDEPVFPELFATSRDAMKSAYPVLEKDWSTLSASAVAEEETFRRTLVSGSTILDLALDQTKKGGGTTLSGPEAFLLHDTYGFPIDLTLEVAEEAGLDVDRAAFDSLMQEQRQRAKADARNRKRQLADVSVYRDLRALGETGFDGYTALEVESRILGLLVDGAVVRSASEGQIAEVVLAETTLYAESGGQVADKGTIVGPGFELEVLDVQRPVPGLISHTVEVTRGTVAVDDAATTVVDAANRRAARQAHSATHLVHAALRDTLGNTATQAGSLNRAGYMRFDFSWSQALSTETRSEIEEITNRAVQDALEVTTRIVSLDEAKEAGAMALFGEKYGDVVRMVDIGGPWSRELCAGTHVSSSAEIGLVSVVGESSVGASNRRIEALVGADAFRELAAERALVSQLTASLKTPREQLPERIADLASSLKAAEKRIAQFEAKERAGQVPAIADAAQRVGAFLVAAQSLGEVASADDVRELVLGVRDRLGSEAAVVALGAVVGGRPVVVVATNDAARTAGAKAGVLAKRAAGVLGGGGGGRDDVAQGGGADASALPAALESVSQELHAA
- the ruvX gene encoding Holliday junction resolvase RuvX; translation: MSGFRRGVRLGIDVGRARVGVARSDPDGMLAVPVETVPRNDLSIDRILQIAEDYDLLEFVVGLPVNMQGADTPSTTDAREFAAALQQRSGVPVRLVDERLSTVTAHAALRSSGRSQKKSRSIVDQVAAVVLLQQAIDTEKSTGNPAGATIPADEEPV